The following coding sequences lie in one Anas platyrhynchos isolate ZD024472 breed Pekin duck chromosome 15, IASCAAS_PekinDuck_T2T, whole genome shotgun sequence genomic window:
- the USP42 gene encoding ubiquitin carboxyl-terminal hydrolase 42 isoform X3, which translates to MTIVNKPKSSKSKKSSSRRSGKSKKPRTKKMKSRTANWGRIPPAEDSNQVSVAQGRGGAIYCRSSEKSKPFAQRDLIINDGIAPPQRILFPPEKICMDWQQTQSVGVGLYNLGNTCFLNSTLQCLTYTPPLANYMLSLEHNQSCREQGFCMMCTMETHINQALCCTVDAIKPTRVINDLRRIGKHFRFGSQEDAHEFLRYTVDAMQKACLNGSTKLDRSSQATTIIHQIFGGFLRSRVKCLNCKAVSDTYEAFLDITLDIKAVSSVTRALELFVKPEQLDGENCYKCSKCKKMVPASKRFTIHRSSNVLTISLKRFANFTGGKINKEVKYPEYLDLRAYMSQSIGEPLLYALYAVLVHNGINCHAGHYVCYIKAGNGLWYQMNDANVVRTDIKTVLGQQAYLLFYIRRYDLTLGERAFYLPAPSYPRSFLGQRGANSKQAGFMGPRLPPHMIKNSSRLNGNGSLKEDPNTIGVTLKRPSSAPPTACVQNWAITRPSITDPSKKQKITISIHNKLPARQTVSQPDCLSSAVEDEDLNKAVPSSTITNSTAAESTSNPSIMSVTTNVSKQEVSDEIFVEPTVNGNPKLSSDNTVPYGAESSGKSEEESKGLFKRNCNVISSNGILVGKVVRTLQNSHSSCQNAEEERSQHELPKNDSLNGAISLVNESKENGLKLDDSTCQAEPVKPSEMFFSKTNGLLETMPIAMPPVPQEVILESLTDSQLNSLSEEISVPGPQKSTENDALMETVVMEALLVYEESRKVPSDFSCEAENPFIQSDSETISTKEEVGSIITKADNAHPSINGQHKIRERCFDTEDEFLEQYRSEDRGDKDKPRRSKEPELISKENILYIKESSEADEDLRQTSSLKSDSECSSKNLSSLAITDKCQDTKDISNNYVEVPPVNDSSITKLDKVLESQFSRPNEEFGDRKWEEDAMHRKKDKKKIHETKKTDKEHYRRKREHSDTEEKESQNRSKTDGHSSKRRCSRSVEVIKQNRHKQEYCEGSKYRSFHSERNSPDNGRRSVKYSKYRSRSRGRSEQDRNRYYHSKGERTWSRERYYQDEPRRWEKCRYYNDYYSSHATGDSRERKFSHGDKDFDKLSQAYNSRSHKDYHYKSRWPHSSLSREEDVHHFSSHRVDLHRCSVPQQHSEKYSRERHALPPVSGHFEDSPQKNEKERNRKRQYSRAEGSESEIERKRRKIEKELLGDEKMKKYKKLKKKKKSKDKHREKDYKLYDLDFSVLHFDNDNRKRKKKKKKKKHIRKLKGFLEYLDPRFQKKTREKKEESRPPDGPFCEQYRNEGSKQPYKEEKPSSAGESKKYSSTASNEYIKDN; encoded by the exons ATGACCATAGTTAACAAACCAAAATCTTCAAAGTCTAAAAAATCATCTTCAAGGCGGTCTGGCAAATCCAAGAAACCGCGTactaaaaaaatgaagtcaCGCACCGCAAACTGGGGCCGGATACCACCTGCAGAAGATTCAAACCAAGTCTCTGTGGCCCAAGGACGTGGAGGTGCTATTTATTGtagatcatctgaaaaatctaagCCTTTTGCCCAAAGAGATCTAA TCATTAATGATGGAATTGCTCCGCCACAAAGaattctttttccacctgagaagATTTGTATGGATTGGCAACAAACACAAAGTGTTGGAGTTGGACTGTACAATCTTGGCAATACATGTTTTCTTAATTCTACTCTACAATGTTTGACCTACACACCCCCACTTGCCAATTACATGCTTTCTCTTGAGCACAACCAGTCAT gtCGTGAACAAGGTTTTTGCATGATGTGCACGATGGAGACTCACATTAACCAGGCCCTGTGTTGCACTGTTGATGCCATCAAGCCTACACGTGTTATCAATGATCTTAGAC GAATAGGAAAACATTTCCGTTTTGGCAGTCAAGAAGACGCACACGAATTCTTGCGCTATACTGTAGATGCTATGCAGAAAGCATGCTTGAATGGAAGCACCAA GTTGGACAGATCTTCTCAAGCAACCACCatcattcatcaaatatttggaggaTTTCTAAGATCAAGAG taaagtgcttgaattgcaaagcagtttcgGATACGTATGAGGCATTTCTTGATATCACTTTGGATATAAAG GCAGTTTCATCTGTTACCAGAGCTCTAGAACTATTTGTGAAACCTGAACAGCTGGATGGAGAGAATTGCTATAAATGTAGCAA GTGTAAAAAGATGGTTCCTGCATCCAAGAGATTTACTATACACCGTTCGTCCAATGTTCTCACGatatcactgaaaagatttgcaaATTTCACAGGTGGAAAGATCAACAAG GAGGTAAAATATCCAGAGTATTTGGACCTTCGAGCCTACATGTCTCAATCAATTGGAGAACCACTCCTCTACGCCTTATACGCAGTGCTGGTGCATAATGGTATCAACTGTCACGCAGGACACTATGTATGCTACATAAAG GCTGGTAATGGACTTTGGTATCAGATGAATGATGCTAATGTAGTCCGTACTGACATTAAAACAGTTCTTGGTCAGCAagcttatttacttttttatatcAG GCGCTATGATCTGACACTCGGAGAACGTGCTTTTTACTTACCAGCACCATCTTATCCCCGTTCATTCCTTGGTCAGCGGGGGGCTAATAGTAAGCAGGCTGGATTTATGGGACCACGACTTCCTCCTCATATGATTAAG aattcaagccgtttaaatggaaatggatccTTAAAAGAGGATCCAAATACCATTGGTGTCACCCTAAAAAGGCCATCTTCAGCACCGCCAACGGCTTGTGTTCAAAACTGGGCAATTACAAGGCCTTCAATTACTGATCCatcaaaaaaacagaagatcacTATCAGTATTCACAATAAATTGCCTGCTCGTCAGACTGTGTCACAGCCTGACTGTCTTAGCAGTGCTGTGGAGGATGAAGATCTCAACAAGGCTGTTCCTTCATCCACAATTACAAATTCCACTGCAGCAGAGTCTACCTCAAATCCATCTATTATGTCAGTTACTACTAATGTTTCCAAACAAGAAGTTTCTGATGAAATTTTCGTGGAACCAACAGTGAATGGAAATCCTAAACTCAGCTCTGATAACACAGTCCCTTACGGTGcagaatcttcaggaaaatctgaggaggagtcgaagggcttatttaaaaggaattgcaatGTAATATCCTCTAATGgaattttggttggaaaggtAGTCCGTACATTGCAGAATTCCCATTCTTCCTGTCAGAATGCTGAAGAAGAAAGatcccagcatgagctgccaaAAAATGATTCACTAAATGGTGCTATTAGTTTAGTTAATGAATCTAAAGAAAACGGactgaaacttgatgattcCACTTGCCAAGCTGAACCTGTTAAACcttctgagatgttcttttctaaaacaaatggatTGCTTGAAACA ATGCCTATAGCTATGCCTCCAGTTCCTCAAGAAGTAATCTTAGAATCCCTCACAGacagccagctgaacagcttGTCAGAGGAAATAAG tgtcccAGGACCTCAGAAGTCTACAGAGAATGATGCTCTTATGGAAACTGTAGTGATGGAAGCACTATTGGTCTATGAAGAATCCAGGAAAGTTCCTTCTGACTTCAGCTGTGAGGCTGAGAATCCTTTTATTCAATCAGATTCTGAAACCATTTCTACCAAAGAAGAAGTTGGAAGTATTATAACAAAAGCTGATAATGCACATCCCAGTATCAATGGTCAGCACAAGATTAGGGAAAGATGCTTTGATACTGAAGATGAATTCCTTGAACAGTACCGATCTGAGGACCGTGGAGACAAAGacaaaccaagaagatcaaaagaacctgaactcatttcaaaagaaaatattttgtacatcAAAGAGTCTTCTGAGGCTGATGAGGacttgcggcaaacttcctctctaaAGTCTGACAGTGAATGTAGTTCTAAAAATCTGTCCTCCTTAGCTATTACAGATAAATGCCAAGATACAAAGGACATATCTAATAACTACGTAGAGGTACCACCTGTTAATGACTCATCTATTACAAAGCTGGATAAAGTTTTGGAAAGCCAATTCTCCAGACCAAATGAAGAATTTGGTGATAGAAAATGGGAAGAAGATGCcatgcacaggaaaaaagataagaaaaagatACACGAAACTAAAAAAACTGACAAAGAGCACTACCGAAGAAAGAGGGAACATTCTGAtactgaagagaaggagagtcaaaacagaagcaaaacagatGGTCATTCCAGCAAGAGAAGGTGCTCTCGCAGCGTGGAAGTTATTAAGCAAAATCGTCATAAGCAGGAGTATTGTGAGGGAAGCAAGTACAGATCTTTCCATagtgaaagaaacagccctgatAATGGGAGAAGATCAGTAAAATATTCCAAGTACAGATCTCGAAGCCgaggaagatcagaacaagATAGGAATAGATATTACCAttccaaaggggaaagaacttggagcagagaaagatactatcAAGATGAACCACGAAGATGGGAAAAATGTAGATATTACAATGATTACTATTCATCTCATGCAACAGGAgacagcagagagagaaagttctctCACGGTGATAAAGACTTTGACAAATTGAGTCAAGCTTACAACAGCAGGTCACATAAGGATTATCATTACAAAAGCAGATGGCCTCACAGTTCCCTCTCAAGAGAGGAAGATGTACACCACTTTAGCAGCCACAGAGTAGACTTACATCGTTGCTCAGTACCTCAGCaacattctgaaaaatattctcGTGAAAGACATGCACTTCCACCTGTGTCAGGTCATTTTGAGGACTCtccccaaaaaaatgaaaaagaaagaaacagaaaaagacaatATAGTCGTGCAGAaggtagtgaaagtgaaatagaaaggaaacgcagaaagatagaaaaggagcttttaggtgatgaaaaaatgaaaaaatataagaagctcaagaagaaaaagaagtctaaagATAAACATCGAGAGAAGGATTACAA ACTTTATGATTTGGATTTCTCTGTGCTCCACTTTGACAATGACAATCGCAAGcgtaagaaaaagaagaaaaagaagaaacacatcAGGAAACTGAAAGGCTTCTTGGAATACTTAGATCCTCGTTTCCAGAAGAAAACACgtgagaagaaggaagaatcccGTCCTCCAGATGGCCCTTTTTGTGAGCAATACAGAAATGAGGGCAGTAAACAACCTTACAAGGAAGAGAAGCCTTCCAGTGCAGgtgaaagcaagaaatacagctcCACTGCATCCAACGAGTATATTAAAG ATAACTGA
- the USP42 gene encoding ubiquitin carboxyl-terminal hydrolase 42 isoform X1: MTIVNKPKSSKSKKSSSRRSGKSKKPRTKKMKSRTANWGRIPPAEDSNQVSVAQGRGGAIYCRSSEKSKPFAQRDLIINDGIAPPQRILFPPEKICMDWQQTQSVGVGLYNLGNTCFLNSTLQCLTYTPPLANYMLSLEHNQSCREQGFCMMCTMETHINQALCCTVDAIKPTRVINDLRRIGKHFRFGSQEDAHEFLRYTVDAMQKACLNGSTKLDRSSQATTIIHQIFGGFLRSRVKCLNCKAVSDTYEAFLDITLDIKAVSSVTRALELFVKPEQLDGENCYKCSKCKKMVPASKRFTIHRSSNVLTISLKRFANFTGGKINKEVKYPEYLDLRAYMSQSIGEPLLYALYAVLVHNGINCHAGHYVCYIKAGNGLWYQMNDANVVRTDIKTVLGQQAYLLFYIRRYDLTLGERAFYLPAPSYPRSFLGQRGANSKQAGFMGPRLPPHMIKNSSRLNGNGSLKEDPNTIGVTLKRPSSAPPTACVQNWAITRPSITDPSKKQKITISIHNKLPARQTVSQPDCLSSAVEDEDLNKAVPSSTITNSTAAESTSNPSIMSVTTNVSKQEVSDEIFVEPTVNGNPKLSSDNTVPYGAESSGKSEEESKGLFKRNCNVISSNGILVGKVVRTLQNSHSSCQNAEEERSQHELPKNDSLNGAISLVNESKENGLKLDDSTCQAEPVKPSEMFFSKTNGLLETMPIAMPPVPQEVILESLTDSQLNSLSEEISVPGPQKSTENDALMETVVMEALLVYEESRKVPSDFSCEAENPFIQSDSETISTKEEVGSIITKADNAHPSINGQHKIRERCFDTEDEFLEQYRSEDRGDKDKPRRSKEPELISKENILYIKESSEADEDLRQTSSLKSDSECSSKNLSSLAITDKCQDTKDISNNYVEVPPVNDSSITKLDKVLESQFSRPNEEFGDRKWEEDAMHRKKDKKKIHETKKTDKEHYRRKREHSDTEEKESQNRSKTDGHSSKRRCSRSVEVIKQNRHKQEYCEGSKYRSFHSERNSPDNGRRSVKYSKYRSRSRGRSEQDRNRYYHSKGERTWSRERYYQDEPRRWEKCRYYNDYYSSHATGDSRERKFSHGDKDFDKLSQAYNSRSHKDYHYKSRWPHSSLSREEDVHHFSSHRVDLHRCSVPQQHSEKYSRERHALPPVSGHFEDSPQKNEKERNRKRQYSRAEGSESEIERKRRKIEKELLGDEKMKKYKKLKKKKKSKDKHREKDYKLYDLDFSVLHFDNDNRKRKKKKKKKKHIRKLKGFLEYLDPRFQKKTREKKEESRPPDGPFCEQYRNEGSKQPYKEEKPSSAGESKKYSSTASNEYIKDVDLPSPKHTEFTVINPPEDALQFNTWRITEVIPEEDSSLSKDAELTDGSLQYSN; the protein is encoded by the exons ATGACCATAGTTAACAAACCAAAATCTTCAAAGTCTAAAAAATCATCTTCAAGGCGGTCTGGCAAATCCAAGAAACCGCGTactaaaaaaatgaagtcaCGCACCGCAAACTGGGGCCGGATACCACCTGCAGAAGATTCAAACCAAGTCTCTGTGGCCCAAGGACGTGGAGGTGCTATTTATTGtagatcatctgaaaaatctaagCCTTTTGCCCAAAGAGATCTAA TCATTAATGATGGAATTGCTCCGCCACAAAGaattctttttccacctgagaagATTTGTATGGATTGGCAACAAACACAAAGTGTTGGAGTTGGACTGTACAATCTTGGCAATACATGTTTTCTTAATTCTACTCTACAATGTTTGACCTACACACCCCCACTTGCCAATTACATGCTTTCTCTTGAGCACAACCAGTCAT gtCGTGAACAAGGTTTTTGCATGATGTGCACGATGGAGACTCACATTAACCAGGCCCTGTGTTGCACTGTTGATGCCATCAAGCCTACACGTGTTATCAATGATCTTAGAC GAATAGGAAAACATTTCCGTTTTGGCAGTCAAGAAGACGCACACGAATTCTTGCGCTATACTGTAGATGCTATGCAGAAAGCATGCTTGAATGGAAGCACCAA GTTGGACAGATCTTCTCAAGCAACCACCatcattcatcaaatatttggaggaTTTCTAAGATCAAGAG taaagtgcttgaattgcaaagcagtttcgGATACGTATGAGGCATTTCTTGATATCACTTTGGATATAAAG GCAGTTTCATCTGTTACCAGAGCTCTAGAACTATTTGTGAAACCTGAACAGCTGGATGGAGAGAATTGCTATAAATGTAGCAA GTGTAAAAAGATGGTTCCTGCATCCAAGAGATTTACTATACACCGTTCGTCCAATGTTCTCACGatatcactgaaaagatttgcaaATTTCACAGGTGGAAAGATCAACAAG GAGGTAAAATATCCAGAGTATTTGGACCTTCGAGCCTACATGTCTCAATCAATTGGAGAACCACTCCTCTACGCCTTATACGCAGTGCTGGTGCATAATGGTATCAACTGTCACGCAGGACACTATGTATGCTACATAAAG GCTGGTAATGGACTTTGGTATCAGATGAATGATGCTAATGTAGTCCGTACTGACATTAAAACAGTTCTTGGTCAGCAagcttatttacttttttatatcAG GCGCTATGATCTGACACTCGGAGAACGTGCTTTTTACTTACCAGCACCATCTTATCCCCGTTCATTCCTTGGTCAGCGGGGGGCTAATAGTAAGCAGGCTGGATTTATGGGACCACGACTTCCTCCTCATATGATTAAG aattcaagccgtttaaatggaaatggatccTTAAAAGAGGATCCAAATACCATTGGTGTCACCCTAAAAAGGCCATCTTCAGCACCGCCAACGGCTTGTGTTCAAAACTGGGCAATTACAAGGCCTTCAATTACTGATCCatcaaaaaaacagaagatcacTATCAGTATTCACAATAAATTGCCTGCTCGTCAGACTGTGTCACAGCCTGACTGTCTTAGCAGTGCTGTGGAGGATGAAGATCTCAACAAGGCTGTTCCTTCATCCACAATTACAAATTCCACTGCAGCAGAGTCTACCTCAAATCCATCTATTATGTCAGTTACTACTAATGTTTCCAAACAAGAAGTTTCTGATGAAATTTTCGTGGAACCAACAGTGAATGGAAATCCTAAACTCAGCTCTGATAACACAGTCCCTTACGGTGcagaatcttcaggaaaatctgaggaggagtcgaagggcttatttaaaaggaattgcaatGTAATATCCTCTAATGgaattttggttggaaaggtAGTCCGTACATTGCAGAATTCCCATTCTTCCTGTCAGAATGCTGAAGAAGAAAGatcccagcatgagctgccaaAAAATGATTCACTAAATGGTGCTATTAGTTTAGTTAATGAATCTAAAGAAAACGGactgaaacttgatgattcCACTTGCCAAGCTGAACCTGTTAAACcttctgagatgttcttttctaaaacaaatggatTGCTTGAAACA ATGCCTATAGCTATGCCTCCAGTTCCTCAAGAAGTAATCTTAGAATCCCTCACAGacagccagctgaacagcttGTCAGAGGAAATAAG tgtcccAGGACCTCAGAAGTCTACAGAGAATGATGCTCTTATGGAAACTGTAGTGATGGAAGCACTATTGGTCTATGAAGAATCCAGGAAAGTTCCTTCTGACTTCAGCTGTGAGGCTGAGAATCCTTTTATTCAATCAGATTCTGAAACCATTTCTACCAAAGAAGAAGTTGGAAGTATTATAACAAAAGCTGATAATGCACATCCCAGTATCAATGGTCAGCACAAGATTAGGGAAAGATGCTTTGATACTGAAGATGAATTCCTTGAACAGTACCGATCTGAGGACCGTGGAGACAAAGacaaaccaagaagatcaaaagaacctgaactcatttcaaaagaaaatattttgtacatcAAAGAGTCTTCTGAGGCTGATGAGGacttgcggcaaacttcctctctaaAGTCTGACAGTGAATGTAGTTCTAAAAATCTGTCCTCCTTAGCTATTACAGATAAATGCCAAGATACAAAGGACATATCTAATAACTACGTAGAGGTACCACCTGTTAATGACTCATCTATTACAAAGCTGGATAAAGTTTTGGAAAGCCAATTCTCCAGACCAAATGAAGAATTTGGTGATAGAAAATGGGAAGAAGATGCcatgcacaggaaaaaagataagaaaaagatACACGAAACTAAAAAAACTGACAAAGAGCACTACCGAAGAAAGAGGGAACATTCTGAtactgaagagaaggagagtcaaaacagaagcaaaacagatGGTCATTCCAGCAAGAGAAGGTGCTCTCGCAGCGTGGAAGTTATTAAGCAAAATCGTCATAAGCAGGAGTATTGTGAGGGAAGCAAGTACAGATCTTTCCATagtgaaagaaacagccctgatAATGGGAGAAGATCAGTAAAATATTCCAAGTACAGATCTCGAAGCCgaggaagatcagaacaagATAGGAATAGATATTACCAttccaaaggggaaagaacttggagcagagaaagatactatcAAGATGAACCACGAAGATGGGAAAAATGTAGATATTACAATGATTACTATTCATCTCATGCAACAGGAgacagcagagagagaaagttctctCACGGTGATAAAGACTTTGACAAATTGAGTCAAGCTTACAACAGCAGGTCACATAAGGATTATCATTACAAAAGCAGATGGCCTCACAGTTCCCTCTCAAGAGAGGAAGATGTACACCACTTTAGCAGCCACAGAGTAGACTTACATCGTTGCTCAGTACCTCAGCaacattctgaaaaatattctcGTGAAAGACATGCACTTCCACCTGTGTCAGGTCATTTTGAGGACTCtccccaaaaaaatgaaaaagaaagaaacagaaaaagacaatATAGTCGTGCAGAaggtagtgaaagtgaaatagaaaggaaacgcagaaagatagaaaaggagcttttaggtgatgaaaaaatgaaaaaatataagaagctcaagaagaaaaagaagtctaaagATAAACATCGAGAGAAGGATTACAA ACTTTATGATTTGGATTTCTCTGTGCTCCACTTTGACAATGACAATCGCAAGcgtaagaaaaagaagaaaaagaagaaacacatcAGGAAACTGAAAGGCTTCTTGGAATACTTAGATCCTCGTTTCCAGAAGAAAACACgtgagaagaaggaagaatcccGTCCTCCAGATGGCCCTTTTTGTGAGCAATACAGAAATGAGGGCAGTAAACAACCTTACAAGGAAGAGAAGCCTTCCAGTGCAGgtgaaagcaagaaatacagctcCACTGCATCCAACGAGTATATTAAAG atgtAGATCTGCCTTCTCCTAAGCACACTGAATTCACAGTTATTAATCCTCCAGAGGACGCTTTGCAATTTAACACCTGGAGA ATAACTGAAGTAATCCCCGAAGAAGACAGTTCACTATCCAAag